From a region of the Mauremys mutica isolate MM-2020 ecotype Southern chromosome 12, ASM2049712v1, whole genome shotgun sequence genome:
- the LOC123345271 gene encoding zinc finger protein with KRAB and SCAN domains 2-like has product MRGPRAKRSPAWSRQEMLDLLGLWGEEAVQAQLQSSRRNAEVYEKISQGMVEKGYQRDLLQCRVKAKELRLAYQKAKETNGRSGAALQTCPFYKELHAILCNDPTPKKESSEESESQGSGELELLDEEEEETNGRQASGGSVVPGRQELFVTPEQSSQLQHCSMADRDAGEGTSARSAAWGSPSTPSAGLFQIRRRPKRTRDDVPHETMNASGRAHTEPRTAVSETMDVMSRAQAKETERRMQQEVLGILKEQTDILRRLLDLQERYFKSQLPLRPLQNNTLTSPYFPSPPRTHSTWRRDLMQYPFCSVPGEGAWNPSRPFTDV; this is encoded by the exons ATGCGGGGTCCACGCGCCAAACGCTCTCCTGCCTGGAGTAGGCAGGAGATGTTGGATCTCCTTggcctgtggggagaggaggctgtgcaggcacagctccagtCCAGCCGTAGAAATGCAGAGGTCTATGAGAAGATCTCTCAGGGCATGGTGGAGAAGGGCTACCAGAGGGACCTGCTGCAGTGTCGCGTGAAAGCAAAGGAGCTGCGGCTCGCGTACCAGAAGGCAAAGGAGACGAACGGTCGCTCTGGTGCAGCACTGCAGACGTGCCcgttttacaaagagctgcatgctatCCTCTGCAATGACCCCACCCCCAAGAAGGAGTCCTCGGAGGAGTCGGAGTCCCAGGGCAGTGGTGAGTTGGAGCTgctggatgaggaagaggaggagacgaATGGGAGACAGGCGAGCGGGGGATCCGTTGTCCCCGGGAGACAGGAGCTGTTTGTAACCCCGGAGCAGTCCAGCcagttgcagcactgcagcatggCTGACCGTGATGCTGGGGAGGGTACCTCTG CCAGGAGCGCGGCCTGGGGCTCTCCCTCCACGCCGTCGGCGGGGCTCTTCCAGATAAGACGAAGGCCAAAGAGAACACGTGATGACGTGCCGCATGAGACAATGAACGCCTCTGGGAGGGCGCACACCGAGCCGAGGACCGCTGTCTCGGAAACAATGGACGTTATGAGCAGGGCGCAAGCCAAGGAGACTGAGCGTCGCatgcagcaggaggtgctggggattcTGAAGGAACAAACAGACATTTTGAGGCGTCTGCTTGACCTTCAGGAGCGATACTTTAAGTCTCAACTCCCTCTGCGGCCCCTCCAGAACAACACTCTAACATCGCcctacttcccctcccctcctcgcACACATTCCACTTGGCGGAGGGACCTGATGCAGTATCCCTTCTGCTCAGTCCCCGGGGAGGGTGCGTGGAATCCCAGCCGCCCGTTCACTGACGTGTGA